A region from the Silene latifolia isolate original U9 population chromosome 7, ASM4854445v1, whole genome shotgun sequence genome encodes:
- the LOC141590614 gene encoding putative F-box/LRR-repeat protein 23, which produces MKVTPYDILESAQFVCIEWYTLCQEPDLWRSVHIRKIDEPDMGNKYEKMMFNAIARSAGGLIDLSIEGFGSDELCSYIASQSSQLKRLRLAKCDGISKRALVKALAKLSSLEELELTLCNFRNKGAVSVINSCPSLTTFNFNNLGSKSRYLKSDKEALAIAASMPQLRHLQLIGNNLTNVGLTAIKDACPRLESLDLRGCYHLNLEGDLGNTLSEQIMELRRPYDTTDDYSYPITVAHTDQPNLRRSKRARKSTRNDDFDYY; this is translated from the exons ATGAAAGTTACGCCATATGATATACTTGAGTCCGCTCAGTTTGTGTGCATAGAGTGGTACACTTTGTGCCAAGAACCTGACTTGTGGCGCTCTGTCCATATCCGGAAAATTGATGAACCGGATATGGGGAATAAGTACGAGAAGATGATGTTCAATGCCATTGCTCGCAGTGCTGGTGGTTTGATCGATCTCAGTATCGAGGGCTTTGGATCTGACGAACTTTGCTCTTACATTGCATCTCA ATCGAGCCAACTTAAACGCCTCCGGCTAGCTAAATGTGACGGCATATCTAAAAGGGCATTGGTAAAAGCACTTGCAAAGCTATCTTCCTTGGAAGAACTAGAACTTACTCTATGCAACTTTCGAAACAAAGGAGCAGTTTCGGTTATTAATTCATGTCCCAGCCTCACTACATTCAACTTCAACAACCTAGGTTCAAAAAGTCGATATCTGAAAAGCGACAAGGAGGCATTGGCAATTGCAGCAAGCATGCCTCAATTGCGCCATCTTCAACTTATCGGAAATAATTTAACAAATGTTGGTCTAACAGCAATCAAGGATGCTTGTCCTCGTCTTGAATCCCTTGATCTACGTGGGTGCTACCATTTAAATCTTGAAGGAGATTTAGGGAACACGTTATCAGAACAGATTATGGAGTTACGACGTCCGTATGACACAACTGACGATTATAGCTATCCTATTACAGTTGCACACACAGACCAACCAAATCTGCGTCGGTCAAAAAGAGCTCGGAAATCGACAAGAAATGATGATTTTGATTATTATTAG